From Bacillus sp. FSL K6-3431, the proteins below share one genomic window:
- a CDS encoding amino acid adenylation domain-containing protein, with the protein MNRTEYFPLTHPQRRIWYMEKINPHQPLHNIGGIVKIKGQIDFKFLETAINCFVENNDGIRHRFVETDRDVQQYVGKHYNNHIRYVVFNNQENLDTWVQQEAEKPFPIHDCELFDFALFKLRDTEDGGYFVKVHHIISDGWSMNLLTEQICNTYMRLLKGEKITEQHRCSYIYCLKKEQSYLASKRFMKNKQFWNDKFHTLPSSIEKRGELECAKGNRKTHCFSSSQSNGIKQFATDYNVSVYAFFVALYYIYHYKLTKQDDLIVGMPVLNRSGKKEKSIVGMLTSTMPFRHNVDAGMTVGDFIKDINRELIRCYYHQKYPYDLLVQDLELKRKDYGDLFDTSINYYNTNLPNELDGTAVENEEFYNGNQIYSLQLIIREWSRSGGFNLDIDYKIEKYEEKQIDQMYLCFIHLADQMLQFSDKTLGELELLPVDVRDKLIYEFNATDKVYPKDKTIYQLFEEQVERTPDRVALCLENEELTFSQLNEKSNQLARYILKKNVKKGTIVGISTKHSLETIIGILGIMKAGAAYLPIDPDYPLERVNYMLKDSGISILLTNFDILNQWNISSYNVEVVQLNSANLYIGNASNLRALSDPSDLAYVIYTSGSTGTPKGTMIEHQGLVNYTCWAKNLYVGSSKEEVFPFYSSLAFDLTVTSIFTPLISGNQIAIYPADENEYVLYKIFREGKASIIKLTPSHLSLLQDIKPEMCSIKKFIVGGEDLTVSLAKSIQNRFGSYIKIYNEYGPTETVVGCMIHQFNVEKDIGTSVPIGMPAQNTKIYVLDSDLRPVPVGAVGEIYISGDGVTRGYLNKQDLTNDRFIVNPYSAGERMYRSGDLGRFIDEGKIEYLGRADNQIKVRGFRIELGEIEKGLLNHPRIRDAVVVDREDHDGNHYLCAYYTEKDGVSASELFRFLEKTLPTYTIPSHFIPLKEIPLTINAKVDRDALPELEIAIRGATDVEIEDLVCIIRQVLNVDEVSLRDNFYHLGGDSIKAIQMASKLSEKGLKIRTKDILANPVIEDMALHLETTGKKLRDSKQPCVGSIQSLPSASRFFSQNFDNIHHYTQSVLLKVKDDINMELLEKALQILFCHHDSFRLNYRIQTKELYYNPKHTDQKIEMKYFNLSGYSDLDQIVQIAEIGEMLKSSFNIEDDILLKACMFDLGNQGKRFLMTAHHLAVDGISWRIIFEDMNQLYNQMENKENALLPPKDNSVQEWAIELEKFNEKIPVKEKEYWNHIYQHREETFIDYDLGPDSMEFCETLVQKLTEEESTKLFQKANEAYRTKADELMIIALSIVMADYFKKNDVVIEIEGHGREDLADEIDVSRTVGWFTSIYPILLKVENTDISQRIKQIKDQLRSIPSKGLSHGVLKYISDEWSKDNQKFVRFNNLGDFNASFSNGIFDFADEYSGRDNSITNEMDCLVDIVAYTVDKKLSLSITYSQNKFKRETILQFIDDYTNQLRDLIQHCCQRKNTEFTPSDFETANLSSEELENIFNI; encoded by the coding sequence ATGAATAGGACGGAATATTTTCCGCTAACTCATCCTCAAAGAAGAATTTGGTATATGGAGAAAATCAACCCACATCAACCATTGCATAATATTGGTGGAATCGTAAAGATAAAAGGGCAGATAGATTTTAAATTTTTAGAGACAGCAATAAATTGTTTTGTGGAAAATAACGATGGAATCAGGCATCGTTTTGTAGAAACAGATAGAGATGTACAGCAATATGTTGGAAAGCACTATAATAATCACATTCGTTATGTTGTTTTTAATAATCAGGAGAATTTGGACACCTGGGTTCAACAAGAGGCAGAGAAACCTTTCCCTATTCATGATTGCGAGCTATTCGATTTTGCTTTGTTTAAGTTGCGAGATACCGAAGATGGCGGATACTTTGTTAAGGTACATCATATAATTTCTGATGGATGGTCTATGAATCTTTTAACAGAACAGATATGCAATACGTATATGAGGCTTTTGAAAGGTGAAAAAATAACCGAACAGCACAGGTGCTCCTATATTTATTGTCTCAAAAAGGAACAATCATATTTAGCATCTAAACGATTTATGAAGAATAAACAATTTTGGAATGATAAATTCCACACACTTCCATCTTCGATCGAGAAGAGGGGGGAGTTAGAGTGTGCAAAGGGGAATAGAAAGACACACTGTTTTTCTAGTAGTCAATCTAATGGAATTAAACAATTTGCTACTGACTACAATGTTTCTGTGTATGCCTTTTTTGTCGCTTTGTATTATATTTACCATTATAAATTAACGAAACAGGATGATTTGATTGTTGGAATGCCAGTACTTAATCGATCGGGAAAAAAAGAAAAAAGTATTGTAGGGATGTTAACGAGTACTATGCCATTTCGACACAATGTGGATGCTGGAATGACAGTCGGAGATTTCATCAAGGATATTAATCGTGAATTAATTCGCTGTTATTACCATCAAAAATATCCTTACGATTTGCTAGTGCAAGATTTGGAATTAAAGAGAAAAGACTATGGTGATTTGTTTGATACTAGTATCAATTATTACAATACAAACCTTCCGAATGAACTTGATGGTACTGCTGTAGAAAATGAAGAGTTTTACAACGGCAATCAGATTTATTCGCTCCAACTGATTATTCGAGAATGGTCTAGATCGGGAGGATTCAATCTAGATATCGACTATAAGATCGAAAAATATGAAGAAAAACAAATAGATCAAATGTATCTTTGCTTCATTCATTTAGCAGATCAAATGCTCCAGTTTTCGGATAAAACTTTAGGGGAATTGGAACTTTTACCAGTCGATGTAAGGGATAAATTGATTTACGAATTCAATGCCACGGATAAGGTTTACCCCAAGGATAAAACTATTTACCAGCTTTTTGAGGAGCAGGTAGAAAGGACACCGGACAGGGTTGCTCTTTGCCTGGAAAACGAGGAACTTACTTTCAGTCAATTAAATGAAAAGTCAAATCAATTGGCAAGGTATATATTAAAGAAAAATGTAAAAAAAGGCACAATTGTCGGAATTTCAACCAAGCATTCTTTAGAAACAATTATTGGTATTCTAGGGATTATGAAAGCGGGTGCAGCATACTTACCTATCGATCCCGACTATCCATTAGAACGGGTCAATTATATGTTAAAAGATTCGGGTATCTCTATCCTATTAACTAACTTTGACATCCTAAATCAATGGAACATTTCTTCGTACAATGTGGAGGTAGTTCAGCTTAATTCAGCAAACTTATATATTGGTAATGCTTCTAACCTTAGGGCTCTGAGTGACCCATCCGACCTTGCATACGTCATATACACATCTGGTTCAACCGGAACACCTAAAGGTACGATGATTGAGCATCAAGGATTGGTTAACTATACTTGTTGGGCGAAGAATCTATATGTGGGATCGAGTAAAGAAGAAGTTTTTCCATTCTATTCTTCTCTTGCTTTTGATCTCACGGTTACATCTATTTTTACACCACTAATCAGCGGTAATCAGATTGCCATTTATCCTGCTGATGAAAACGAATATGTTCTATATAAGATATTTAGGGAAGGAAAAGCAAGTATTATCAAATTAACTCCGTCCCACTTATCCCTCTTACAAGATATAAAGCCCGAAATGTGTTCTATCAAAAAGTTTATTGTTGGAGGAGAAGATTTAACGGTAAGTCTTGCCAAAAGCATTCAGAATCGGTTCGGTAGTTATATAAAAATATACAATGAATACGGACCCACGGAAACAGTTGTAGGGTGTATGATTCATCAATTCAATGTTGAAAAGGATATTGGGACATCAGTGCCAATTGGCATGCCTGCACAAAATACGAAAATATACGTATTAGACTCTGATCTCCGCCCTGTGCCAGTGGGGGCTGTTGGGGAGATCTATATTTCTGGGGACGGCGTTACGAGGGGGTATCTAAACAAACAAGATTTGACAAATGATAGATTTATTGTAAATCCATATTCAGCGGGAGAGAGGATGTATAGATCAGGTGATCTAGGGAGATTTATCGACGAGGGAAAAATTGAATACCTGGGTAGAGCGGATAATCAAATAAAAGTGCGCGGATTCCGTATAGAACTGGGTGAAATTGAAAAAGGTTTACTAAACCATCCGAGGATTAGAGATGCAGTAGTGGTTGATCGGGAAGACCATGATGGAAATCACTATCTTTGTGCTTATTACACGGAGAAAGATGGGGTTTCTGCTTCCGAATTATTTAGGTTTCTAGAAAAAACTTTGCCGACATATACTATTCCTTCACATTTTATTCCGTTGAAGGAAATTCCGCTGACGATTAACGCAAAGGTTGATAGGGATGCGTTACCTGAACTTGAAATTGCAATACGCGGAGCAACTGACGTTGAAATAGAAGATCTAGTATGTATTATCCGACAGGTGTTAAATGTTGATGAAGTAAGTTTGCGGGACAACTTCTATCATCTGGGTGGAGATTCAATCAAAGCGATTCAGATGGCTTCTAAGCTAAGTGAGAAGGGGCTTAAGATAAGAACAAAAGATATTTTGGCTAATCCGGTAATTGAAGACATGGCTTTGCACCTGGAAACAACCGGTAAAAAGTTGCGTGACAGTAAACAACCATGCGTTGGTAGTATTCAGTCGCTTCCATCTGCTTCTAGGTTTTTCTCACAAAACTTTGATAACATCCATCATTATACGCAGTCTGTGTTACTAAAAGTAAAAGATGATATTAACATGGAACTGCTAGAAAAAGCTTTGCAAATATTGTTTTGTCATCACGACTCTTTTCGATTGAATTATCGGATCCAAACAAAAGAGCTATATTATAACCCGAAACATACCGATCAAAAAATTGAAATGAAATACTTTAATTTATCAGGCTATTCGGATCTAGATCAGATTGTTCAGATAGCTGAAATTGGGGAAATGTTAAAATCGAGCTTTAATATTGAAGATGATATTCTCCTTAAAGCATGTATGTTCGATTTGGGGAATCAGGGGAAACGGTTTTTGATGACGGCGCACCATTTGGCTGTTGACGGGATATCTTGGCGAATTATTTTTGAAGATATGAACCAATTATATAATCAGATGGAAAATAAGGAGAATGCATTATTGCCACCAAAAGATAATTCGGTGCAAGAATGGGCAATTGAGTTGGAAAAATTCAACGAAAAAATCCCAGTTAAGGAAAAAGAATATTGGAATCATATTTATCAACATCGAGAGGAAACATTTATTGACTATGATTTAGGTCCGGATAGCATGGAGTTTTGCGAGACATTGGTTCAGAAATTAACAGAAGAAGAATCGACGAAGCTGTTCCAAAAAGCAAATGAAGCCTATCGAACAAAAGCTGACGAATTGATGATTATAGCACTGTCAATAGTGATGGCTGATTATTTTAAAAAAAATGATGTGGTTATTGAAATTGAAGGGCATGGGCGTGAAGACTTAGCTGATGAAATCGATGTATCAAGAACTGTTGGATGGTTTACGAGCATATATCCGATTTTGTTGAAGGTAGAGAATACTGATATATCACAGCGAATTAAGCAAATAAAAGATCAATTGCGTAGTATTCCCAGTAAAGGATTGAGTCATGGAGTTTTGAAATACATTTCAGATGAATGGAGTAAGGACAATCAAAAATTCGTCCGATTTAACAATCTTGGTGATTTTAACGCTTCATTTTCAAATGGAATATTTGACTTTGCGGATGAATACTCCGGTAGAGATAACAGTATTACAAATGAAATGGATTGTTTAGTGGATATCGTTGCATATACAGTGGATAAAAAGCTGAGTTTATCTATCACGTATAGCCAAAACAAGTTTAAACGTGAGACAATCTTGCAATTTATCGACGATTACACGAATCAATTACGAGATTTGATTCAACACTGTTGTCAGAGAAAAAATACTGAATTTACGCCATCCGATTTTGAAACTGCAAATCTTTCAAGTGAAGAGCTTGAAAATATATTTAACATATGA
- a CDS encoding cyclic peptide export ABC transporter → MEDGKIPGMSVVVVKGDQAVYKKGFGYSDLKTKQPATEQTLFEIGSNSKAFTALAIYQLVDEGLIDLNDPVNKYLPWFQMKYVGENRGKQLNKNVEITLEQLLHHTSGIPFHTIGDIPIANDADALENTVRDLINQKLATYPGEQFAYASINYDILGLVIQKVTHQSFEKYIEKNLLDPFEMDNTYLFRKKAAKFNMSKGYKIGFLKPQEFDAPIYRGNTPAGYFISNAEDMEQWLRIQLGTYRLSDSHHEVIQKTQVPSRSVPPSSDGSSYAGGWEVYQNGTGEISHTGSNPNFSSFIVFRPEEKLGVAVMANMNSAFTQNIGQGIIDILSEKALVINTTDTYKSIDAFSFTVLLFMIPFSCLTLYFIFLVIIQLFQKKRNLEENKIKRIGVPFITFLFTLVAGYSLYKIPYIFFTELSWDFVKVWAPLSLSLAAWATLSGIILFCIYLSLISIFSLNKNKNLFPLFVLSVASGFGNAMIIFIINEALNRSNGSNNSLFLYFFLGIIIYVLAQKLVRTQLITLTNNLIYEQRLALLDNILNNSYEKIERTESEKIQTVLNNDTESISNHAPTIITGLTDSITLLCCLAYLGVINVYGLLISIAVILVAAGMYYVAGRSANNLWEQTRNIQNIFFRYINDLIGGYKELSIGRSKREEFREDMKESCSEYKDKRIKGGLKFANVFIIGELLFVMVIGAVTFLFPVLFKEVQSDFLRSYVFVFLYMTGPIHSILNAIPNAIQMQISWKRIKALSKYLTGAEADKNEVVGIVKLPGRMEMELKGIEYQYDSEHGESFEVGPIDFHFKSGEVVFITGGNGSGKSTLAKLITGLYTCKKGAIFVNNQKIGQEELNELYSVIFSDYYLFTKVYGIDCSTREEEIKKYLKILRIDEKVQIKNGKFSTTKLSTGQRKRLALLICYLEDKPIYLFDEWAADQDPEFRYFFYKELLTDLKAKGKCVIAITHDDRYFHLADKVIKMERGKVVKEAQTHDYMEQV, encoded by the coding sequence ATGGAAGATGGCAAAATTCCAGGAATGTCGGTGGTAGTAGTTAAGGGAGACCAAGCTGTTTATAAAAAGGGCTTTGGGTATTCCGACCTTAAAACAAAACAACCAGCAACGGAACAAACCTTATTTGAAATCGGTTCAAATAGTAAGGCATTTACGGCACTTGCAATATATCAACTTGTCGATGAAGGCTTAATAGATTTGAATGATCCAGTCAATAAGTATTTGCCATGGTTTCAAATGAAATATGTAGGTGAGAATAGAGGTAAGCAACTCAATAAGAATGTTGAAATAACACTTGAACAGCTTTTACATCATACAAGTGGAATTCCGTTTCATACGATTGGAGACATCCCGATCGCAAATGATGCTGATGCGCTGGAAAACACTGTTAGAGATCTAATAAATCAAAAATTGGCGACTTATCCGGGGGAGCAATTCGCTTACGCTAGTATTAACTATGACATTCTAGGCTTGGTTATACAAAAAGTTACGCATCAATCATTTGAGAAATATATTGAGAAAAATTTATTAGACCCATTTGAAATGGATAATACATATTTGTTCAGAAAAAAGGCCGCCAAATTTAATATGTCTAAAGGTTACAAAATCGGTTTTTTAAAACCTCAAGAGTTCGATGCACCTATTTATCGGGGTAATACCCCGGCGGGTTATTTTATTTCAAATGCGGAAGACATGGAACAGTGGCTTCGAATCCAACTTGGGACGTATCGGTTAAGTGATAGTCATCATGAGGTGATTCAAAAAACACAAGTACCAAGCCGATCGGTTCCACCATCTTCTGATGGCTCGTCCTATGCGGGAGGTTGGGAAGTATACCAAAACGGTACCGGTGAGATATCCCATACCGGAAGCAATCCGAATTTTTCTTCTTTTATCGTTTTTCGTCCTGAGGAAAAGCTAGGTGTTGCAGTGATGGCCAATATGAACTCCGCTTTTACTCAAAACATTGGCCAGGGAATTATCGATATTCTCTCAGAGAAGGCATTAGTAATTAATACAACAGATACGTATAAGAGCATTGATGCCTTTTCTTTTACCGTACTTTTGTTTATGATCCCTTTTTCATGCCTTACCTTATATTTTATTTTTCTAGTCATCATTCAGCTGTTTCAGAAAAAAAGGAATCTGGAAGAGAACAAAATTAAACGTATTGGTGTTCCATTCATAACGTTCTTGTTTACTTTGGTGGCTGGGTATTCCCTTTATAAAATTCCGTATATATTCTTTACTGAGCTTTCTTGGGATTTTGTTAAAGTATGGGCACCTCTCAGTTTGAGTTTGGCGGCTTGGGCCACTCTATCTGGTATTATACTGTTTTGCATTTACCTGTCGCTTATATCTATATTTTCGTTAAATAAAAATAAGAATTTATTCCCGCTTTTTGTGTTAAGTGTGGCCAGTGGTTTTGGGAATGCGATGATCATATTTATCATCAACGAAGCCTTAAACAGGTCAAATGGTTCAAACAATAGTCTATTTTTATACTTTTTTCTGGGAATCATCATTTATGTACTGGCCCAAAAGCTGGTACGAACACAGTTAATCACTCTTACAAATAACCTGATTTATGAGCAAAGGCTTGCTTTATTAGACAATATCTTAAATAATTCATACGAGAAAATCGAACGGACGGAATCTGAAAAAATTCAAACCGTATTAAATAATGATACGGAATCTATTAGTAACCATGCTCCAACAATAATCACTGGTCTAACCGATTCAATAACACTCTTGTGTTGTTTGGCTTATCTGGGAGTAATAAATGTGTACGGCCTTCTTATTTCCATTGCGGTCATTCTAGTCGCAGCAGGTATGTATTATGTAGCCGGAAGATCAGCCAATAATCTTTGGGAACAAACAAGAAATATTCAAAATATCTTTTTTAGATATATCAACGACCTTATTGGCGGTTATAAAGAGTTGAGTATCGGAAGGTCAAAACGAGAAGAGTTTAGAGAAGACATGAAAGAGAGCTGTAGTGAGTATAAGGACAAACGGATTAAGGGAGGCCTTAAATTTGCTAACGTCTTCATTATTGGTGAATTACTATTTGTTATGGTGATTGGGGCTGTTACATTCCTATTTCCCGTGCTATTTAAAGAAGTACAGAGCGATTTTTTAAGGAGTTATGTTTTTGTTTTTCTTTATATGACAGGACCAATTCATAGCATACTTAATGCAATTCCCAACGCTATTCAGATGCAAATCAGTTGGAAGAGAATTAAAGCACTTTCTAAGTATCTAACAGGGGCTGAAGCTGATAAAAATGAAGTAGTAGGTATTGTTAAACTTCCCGGTAGGATGGAAATGGAGTTAAAAGGTATAGAATATCAATACGATAGTGAGCATGGAGAATCTTTTGAGGTGGGACCGATTGACTTCCATTTCAAATCAGGTGAGGTTGTTTTCATAACGGGAGGGAATGGAAGCGGCAAATCAACTCTTGCAAAACTGATTACTGGTCTGTATACCTGTAAGAAAGGGGCGATATTCGTCAACAATCAAAAAATAGGACAAGAAGAGTTAAATGAACTATATTCGGTGATATTTAGCGATTACTACTTGTTTACAAAAGTCTATGGAATTGATTGTAGCACGAGGGAAGAAGAAATCAAAAAGTATTTAAAAATACTACGTATTGATGAAAAAGTACAAATCAAGAATGGGAAATTTAGCACAACAAAACTTTCAACGGGTCAAAGGAAAAGATTAGCCTTGTTAATCTGTTATTTAGAAGACAAGCCTATCTACCTATTTGATGAATGGGCAGCGGATCAAGACCCTGAATTTAGATATTTTTTCTACAAGGAACTATTGACTGATTTAAAAGCCAAAGGAAAATGTGTTATTGCTATTACACATGACGACAGGTACTTCCATCTGGCGGATAAGGTGATCAAGATGGAGCGAGGGAAGGTTGTGAAAGAAGCACAAACACATGATTACATGGAACAAGTTTGA